The window TCGTGGCCGCCGTTTCGGTATTCCTGGCCGAACGCGGCGGCAATATCGTCGACGCGCAGCAGTTCCATGACCAGCTTTCGGGCCGGTTCTTCATGCGCATCGAATTCATTCCTGGCGAAGACCAGACCGTCGAGGGCCTGACCAAGGGCTTTGCCGAGAAGGTCGCGACCGAGGACATGGAGTGGGGCCTTCGCGACAACGCGGTGCCCAAGAAGGTGCTGCTGATGGTCTCCAAGTGGGACCACTGCCTGGGTGACCTTCTCTACCGCAACCGCATCGGCGAACTGGGCATGGAGGTGGTCGGCATTGTCTCGAACCACCCCAAGGAAGTGCTCCACACCTCCCTGATGAACGGCCTGCCCTACCACCACCTGCCGATCACCAAGGACACCAAGCCCCAGCAGGAAGCGCAGATCAAGCAGGTCGTGAACGAGACCGGCGCTGAACTGATCGTGCTCGCGCGCTACATGCAGATCCTCTCGGACGATCTTGCCGCATTCCTTTCGGGCCGCTGCATCAACATCCACCACTCGTTCCTGCCCGGCTTCAAGGGCGCCAAGCCTTACCACCAGGCCTTCGACCGCGGCGTCAAGATGATTGGTGCGACCGCGCACTACGTCACCGCCGACCTCGACGAAGGCCCGATCATCCACCAGGACGTGGAGCGCGTGACCCACGCCGACATGCCCGAGGAACTGGTCCGCAAGGGCCGCGACATCGAGCGCCGCGTGCTGGCTGAAGCCGTGCGCCTGCATCTGGATGACCGCGTCTTCATGAACGGGGCCCGCACCGTCGTCTTCAAGGACTGACCCGATGGCGGAGCGTATCGACGGGAAGGCAATGGCCCGGGCCATGCTGGCCGAGACCACGGCCGCCGTGGCCGACCTCGAGGCGCGGGGGATCTCCCCCGCCCTCGCCGTCGTCCTCGTCGGCGCGGACCCGGCCAGCGAAGTCTATGTCGGGCGCAAGGTGCGCGAGTGCGAGAAGGCGGGTATCCGCTCGATCGAGCACCGCCTTGCCGCCGACACCGACGAGGACGCGCTGATCGCGCTCATCGACGAGATGAACGTGGACGGCGCCATTCACGGCATCCTCATCCAGCTGCCGCTGCCCGCCCACATCAACGCCAGCCGGGTCCTTGACCGGATCACGCCGGGCAAGGACGTCGACGGCTTCCACCCGGTCAATGTCGGGCGCCTCTCGACCGGCACCGGCGGCCTTGTCCCGTGCACGCCGCTGGGCATCATGAAGCTGCTCGACTCGGTGATCGAGGACTACCGCGGCCTCGATGCCGTGGTGATCGGCAAGTCGAACATCGTGGGCAAGCCCGTGGCCATGCTCCTCCTCGAACGCGAAGCGACGGTCACGGTCACCCACATCGAGACCAAGGGCCTGCCCGACATCGCCCGCAAGGCCGACATCATCGTCGCCGCTGCAGGTGCCCCGCACCTGGTGCGCGGTTACTGGGTCAAGGAAGGCGCGGTCGTCATCGATGTCGGCATCACCCGCGTCACCGACCACGACGGCCATACGAAGATCGTGGGCGACTGCGCCACGCACGAGCTGGAACACGCCCGCGCGGTGACGCCCGTGCCCGGAGGCGTGGGCCCCATGACCATCGCCTGCCTCCTTGCCAACACGGTGAGCGCAGCGCGCGCCACTCTCGAAAGCGAACCGGCATGAACCAGATTGCACCGCAAGGCTTTACCGGCGTCACCACCCATGCGCTCACCACCGTAAGGGTGCGTGACCTGGAGCTTCTGGCCGATATCGGCATCAACCCCGACGAGGTGGGACGGCGCCAGCCGCTCGTCCTCACTGTCGAGCTGGAGCTGACCGGCACGGGCATCACCGCGATCGACGAGACCGTCGACTACCGCCGTGTGGTGGCCGCCGCCGAAGCGCTCGCGCTCGTCCACATCCCGCTGATCGAGACCTTCGGCCAGCGCCTGGCCGAGGAGTGCCTCGGCTGGCCCTGCGTCCAGCAGGCGCGCGTCAGCATCGACAAGCCCTTTGCCCTCACCCGCGGCATGGCGGGCGTCGAGGTCATCATGACAAGACCGGTCCGCTTCCCCGGGCCCAATGGAGAGGAGAGCCGCCCATGACCCGCGTCACCGACGTCGCGTCCTACCTGGCCGAATTCGACGACATTCCCGGCACCCGCGTGTTCATCGCAAAGCGCGCGCGCGCCGGCTACCACCTCAACCAGTTCGCGATGAGCCTGATGAAGCCGGAGAACCGCGAACGCTTCAAGGCTGATGAACGCGCCTATCTGGATGAGTGGCCGATGAGCGAGGAGCAGAAGGAAGCCCTGCTCGCGCGGGACTACAACCGCCTGCTCGATCTTGGCGGCAACGTCTACTTCCTCGCCAAGGTCTTCTCTACCGACGGCCTCTCCTTCGTCCAGGCGGTCTCCACCATGACCGGCATGAGCGTCGAGGAGTACCAGGCGATGATGGTGGCGGGCGGCCGCTCGCCCGAAGGCGCGCGCTCGATCAAAGACAAGACCTGAAGTTTCCAAAGGAGAGATCCCGATGGCCCGCATCACCGCCGGAATCGGCTGCAGCCACGTCCCCGTCCTGGGCTTTGCCCATGACCACAAGAAGACCCAGGAACCGATCTTCAAGCCCGCCTTCGACGGGTTCGACTGGACCCGCAAATGGATCAAGGACGAGGCCAAGCCCGACGTCGTGATCCTGGTCTACAACGACCACGCCAGCTTCTTCGACATGAAGATCATCCCGACCTTCGCGATCGGCTGCGGCGAGCGTTTCGGGATCTGCGACGAAGGCTTCGGCCCCCGCCCCGTGCCCGATGTCGAAGGCAGCCCGGACCTGGCCTGGCACATCGCCCAGAGCCTGATCCTCGATGAATTCGACATGACCATCGTCAACGAGATGGACGTCGACCATGGCCTGACCGTTCCGCTCACCATGATGTACGGCGATGTGCCGGAATGGCCGGTGAAGGTGATCCCGCTCGCGGTGAACGTCGTGACCTACCCGCCGCCGTCGGGCAATCGCTGCTGGGCGCTGGGCGAGGCCATCGCGCGCGCGGTCGCGAGCTTCCCCGAAGACCTCAACGTGCAGGTCTGGGGCACGGGCGGCATGAGCCACCAGTTGCAGGGTCCGCGCGCGGGCCTGATCAACGCCGAGTGGGACAACCGCTTCCTCGACAAGCTCACCGGCGACACCGACGAGCTGCGCATGATCGAGCACGTCGAGTACCTGCGCGAGACCGGCTCGGAAGGCATCGAGATGGTCATGTGGCTGATCATGCGCGGCGCGCTCGGCAAGGCAACCAAGGCGCTCCACCGCCACTACCACGTGCCGGTCTCCAACACCGCGCTGGGGCACATCGTGCTTGAGCCGACCGGCTGACGAAGCCCTCTCCCGACACACGAAAAGGCCCGGTTACGCAGGTAGCGTAACCGGGCCTTTTTCATGCCTGCTCGTAAGGCGGCCTCCCCCGGAAGGGAGGCCGGGACACTCTTAGCGGCGGCTTGCGAGGCTGCGGTTGAACCACAGCGCGAGCAGCGTCGCGA is drawn from Novosphingobium decolorationis and contains these coding sequences:
- the purU gene encoding formyltetrahydrofolate deformylase, producing MSTTYSLRLQCQDKAGIVAAVSVFLAERGGNIVDAQQFHDQLSGRFFMRIEFIPGEDQTVEGLTKGFAEKVATEDMEWGLRDNAVPKKVLLMVSKWDHCLGDLLYRNRIGELGMEVVGIVSNHPKEVLHTSLMNGLPYHHLPITKDTKPQQEAQIKQVVNETGAELIVLARYMQILSDDLAAFLSGRCINIHHSFLPGFKGAKPYHQAFDRGVKMIGATAHYVTADLDEGPIIHQDVERVTHADMPEELVRKGRDIERRVLAEAVRLHLDDRVFMNGARTVVFKD
- a CDS encoding bifunctional 5,10-methylenetetrahydrofolate dehydrogenase/5,10-methenyltetrahydrofolate cyclohydrolase, with protein sequence MAERIDGKAMARAMLAETTAAVADLEARGISPALAVVLVGADPASEVYVGRKVRECEKAGIRSIEHRLAADTDEDALIALIDEMNVDGAIHGILIQLPLPAHINASRVLDRITPGKDVDGFHPVNVGRLSTGTGGLVPCTPLGIMKLLDSVIEDYRGLDAVVIGKSNIVGKPVAMLLLEREATVTVTHIETKGLPDIARKADIIVAAAGAPHLVRGYWVKEGAVVIDVGITRVTDHDGHTKIVGDCATHELEHARAVTPVPGGVGPMTIACLLANTVSAARATLESEPA
- a CDS encoding dihydroneopterin aldolase, whose translation is MNQIAPQGFTGVTTHALTTVRVRDLELLADIGINPDEVGRRQPLVLTVELELTGTGITAIDETVDYRRVVAAAEALALVHIPLIETFGQRLAEECLGWPCVQQARVSIDKPFALTRGMAGVEVIMTRPVRFPGPNGEESRP
- the ligA gene encoding protocatechuate 4,5-dioxygenase subunit alpha, giving the protein MTRVTDVASYLAEFDDIPGTRVFIAKRARAGYHLNQFAMSLMKPENRERFKADERAYLDEWPMSEEQKEALLARDYNRLLDLGGNVYFLAKVFSTDGLSFVQAVSTMTGMSVEEYQAMMVAGGRSPEGARSIKDKT
- a CDS encoding class III extradiol dioxygenase subunit beta, with product MARITAGIGCSHVPVLGFAHDHKKTQEPIFKPAFDGFDWTRKWIKDEAKPDVVILVYNDHASFFDMKIIPTFAIGCGERFGICDEGFGPRPVPDVEGSPDLAWHIAQSLILDEFDMTIVNEMDVDHGLTVPLTMMYGDVPEWPVKVIPLAVNVVTYPPPSGNRCWALGEAIARAVASFPEDLNVQVWGTGGMSHQLQGPRAGLINAEWDNRFLDKLTGDTDELRMIEHVEYLRETGSEGIEMVMWLIMRGALGKATKALHRHYHVPVSNTALGHIVLEPTG